The sequence TATTGGCCTTCCTACAACTTCTTTTTTAAAGAAAATGACGACAAAATTTGGATTATCCCTTAAGTTAAAACCGCCTAAACTGGATCGAAATATCGATTTTTTAATAAGATTTGAACATCTCAATGAAGATTTCAAGAAAGTTTGTGGGATGATTGACATCCCTTATGAACCCTTACCCATTCGCAATAAATCTCAAAGAAAACACTATTCCGCTTATTTTGATGAGGAAATCAAAGAAAGGGTTTATCTTAAATTTCGAGAAGAAATAAAATTTGGGGGTTATGAATTTGATGAGGGAAAATCTTGATATAGCATTTCCAAATTAGATATAAATAGTAACACAGCCTTCTAGGCTGTTACAAGCAAGATGCTTGTGTTACAGTGTTCACAATTCATTGGTAAACACTATATAACCTTTTATTCTTCTGCTTTCATACCAAGGGATTTTTTCAGCCGCAAGAAACGCTCCCTTAATTGCCAAAATTTACTACTTTCCATCCCGACAATAATTGCTTCACTTTCATTGATTTTTTCTTGTAATTGATCAATTTTTTCTAATAAGGAGATTCGATTTTCTTCGCTGTGATGTAATTGCTCTTTAATGTCTTCTATGGTTATGTCCCGTTGTTCAATCACCTGTTTGAGTGATTCTTGTTTTGCTTGACTCAGTTGCAGTTGTTGGGTTAGATCTCTAACTTCTGCTCGCAATTCTCCAATCAGCTTGATATGATGCTCTTGTTCTTCCCTAAGTTGCTTAACGTCCCCTTCTAGAAAACAAATTTTTCTGTTTACTTCAACTAATTCCTGTATTGTATCGGCTAACTGCAATTGTGTATCATATAACTTATTATGAGCCTCTGCTGATGTCTGTGCTAGATCATCATACTCTTGTTGCGCTTTCAAAATTATGCGATCGCGTTCTTGCCGAGCTTGGAAAACGGCGCGATCGCGGGATTCTAGGACTTGCCAAACTGTTTTTAACTGTTCTGTGTTATTCATAACCCAATAACTGATCTGCCCTCCGACAGTTTTCATCATTACTCGCTATAATATATGACTCAGACTCTGTATTACTGGGAAGTAACTTAATCTCCCTCAGTTGTCCCCCCCTCGATGATTGCTTCAGAATATTATCCCCTGTACAGTTTTCAAACTGGTGGAATTTATTGATAAAAGCGGGATCATAATTGATTTCAAGGGTTTCACAAATTAAACGAATTTGAGTAGTGGGATCTTGACATATTTCTTCATACTTGAAAACGGGATAATCACAAACCGCTTGAGCATAGGTTAAATAGTTTTCTCCAAAAGCTTCAATGGAAAGATTTAAGTGTTTAAAGGTGCGAGTAATCGAGTCATAAACATCCGCCGCACCACGGGCGATCGCTATTGGTAAACAAGTAAATCCATAATGGGATAAATATAAATTTTGTTCTAACAATAAACTCGGTGTTAGTATGTTATCGTTAGTTGGATTATCAATAAAGTTGGCCGCTGTCCAGTCACGAATAATCAAATGATGATGGGATTCTTTGGCTTGAGTTGCCAAAAAGATTATTTGTTTACCATAAGATTGAGCCGTAAACCCCTCTAGCTGATCCTCTTTGAGCAAATTAAGCCATTGCTGTGCTTGCTCCGTAATCGGATGGACTGACCCCAAGGGATTAACCTCCGATAAAATAAGATTGCCAGTAATGCTCCCTAAACATCGATTAACTAACGTCCCCCCAGAACGAGGATAACCATAGATAATAGGAATTTTCATTAATAACTACAACTCAACAGCATTCAGTGATGATCATACATTATAAGTTCTTTGAATAACCATTAGACTATAACCTGAGTCATCGGTCAACAAATAACCTTCAATTCCTAAATAACAAATTCCAGAAATATTAGAGACGCAAGGGAACTTTGTCCCTTGGTTTATGTCTCTCTCAATGGGGACGAGTTCTCACTTGTAATGTTTCATGTATTATCTAGCAAAAATTTTTGTGAA is a genomic window of Crocosphaera sp. UHCC 0190 containing:
- a CDS encoding sulfotransferase family protein, encoding MKIPIIYGYPRSGGTLVNRCLGSITGNLILSEVNPLGSVHPITEQAQQWLNLLKEDQLEGFTAQSYGKQIIFLATQAKESHHHLIIRDWTAANFIDNPTNDNILTPSLLLEQNLYLSHYGFTCLPIAIARGAADVYDSITRTFKHLNLSIEAFGENYLTYAQAVCDYPVFKYEEICQDPTTQIRLICETLEINYDPAFINKFHQFENCTGDNILKQSSRGGQLREIKLLPSNTESESYIIASNDENCRRADQLLGYE